Proteins encoded by one window of Monoglobus pectinilyticus:
- the gdhA gene encoding NADP-specific glutamate dehydrogenase — MAISNGYLKNVFEQVQKRNANEPEFLQAVEEVLESLEPVVEAHPEYEAAGLIERLVEPERVIYFRVPWVDDNGKTQVNRGFRVQFNSAIGPYKGGLRFHPSVYQGIIKFLGFEQVFKNSLTGLPIGGGKGGSDFDPKGKSDGEVMRFCQSFMTELSKHIGADTDVPAGDIGVGAREIGFMYGQYKRLRNEFTGVLTGKGLTYGGSLARTEATGFGLCYFTEAMLKANGKSFDGKTVVISGSGNVAIYATKKATELGGKVVALSDSNGYIYDKNGIDLDCVKQIKEVERKRIKEYVNTHPEAEYHEGCKGIWTVPCDIALPCATQNELDEESAKALVANNCFAVAEGANMPSTPEAIAVFQSNGILFGPAKAANAGGVATSALEMSQNSMRYSWTFDEVDAKLKGIMEGIFEKCDSASKEYGKEGNYVMGANIAGFQKVAEAMMAHGIV; from the coding sequence ATGGCAATTTCAAACGGTTATTTAAAGAATGTTTTTGAGCAGGTTCAAAAGAGAAACGCAAACGAACCTGAGTTTCTTCAGGCAGTTGAGGAAGTTTTAGAATCTTTGGAGCCTGTTGTAGAAGCGCATCCTGAGTATGAAGCTGCTGGACTTATTGAAAGACTTGTTGAGCCTGAAAGAGTAATTTATTTCAGAGTGCCCTGGGTAGACGACAATGGAAAAACTCAGGTAAACAGAGGTTTCAGAGTTCAGTTTAACAGCGCTATAGGTCCTTATAAGGGCGGACTGAGATTTCACCCGTCCGTATACCAGGGTATCATCAAGTTCTTAGGATTTGAGCAGGTATTTAAAAACTCTCTTACAGGTCTTCCTATCGGCGGCGGTAAGGGCGGAAGCGACTTTGATCCTAAGGGTAAATCTGATGGTGAAGTAATGAGATTTTGCCAGAGCTTTATGACAGAGCTTTCTAAGCATATCGGAGCTGACACTGATGTTCCTGCTGGAGATATCGGAGTAGGTGCGCGTGAAATCGGATTTATGTATGGACAGTATAAGAGACTTAGAAATGAATTCACCGGAGTGTTGACAGGTAAGGGTCTTACTTACGGCGGTTCATTGGCTCGTACTGAAGCAACAGGCTTTGGACTTTGCTACTTTACAGAGGCAATGTTAAAAGCTAACGGTAAGTCGTTTGACGGCAAGACTGTTGTTATCTCAGGTTCAGGAAATGTTGCTATTTATGCTACAAAGAAAGCTACTGAACTCGGCGGTAAGGTAGTTGCTCTGTCTGATTCCAACGGATATATATATGATAAGAACGGTATTGACCTTGATTGTGTTAAACAAATCAAAGAGGTTGAGAGAAAGAGAATTAAGGAGTATGTAAATACTCATCCTGAGGCTGAATATCATGAGGGATGCAAGGGAATTTGGACTGTTCCATGTGATATTGCACTTCCATGCGCTACACAGAATGAGCTTGATGAAGAATCAGCAAAGGCTCTTGTTGCTAATAACTGCTTCGCTGTTGCTGAGGGCGCAAATATGCCGTCAACACCTGAAGCTATAGCTGTATTCCAGAGCAATGGAATACTGTTTGGCCCTGCTAAGGCAGCTAATGCCGGCGGTGTTGCTACATCTGCTTTGGAAATGAGCCAGAACAGCATGAGATATTCATGGACATTTGATGAAGTTGACGCTAAACTTAAAGGTATCATGGAAGGTATTTTTGAAAAGTGCGACAGCGCTTCAAAGGAATATGGCAAAGAAGGAAACTATGTGATGGGCGCTAATATTGCCGGATTCCAAAAAGTTGCTGAAGCAATGATGGCTCATGGTATAGTTTAA
- a CDS encoding citrate/2-methylcitrate synthase, whose product MDNNINGFDYENIDKYIELIRSQNSRWNMIPSHYYTKYNVKRGLRNADGTGVLAGLTSIGEVHGYVIDEGTKSPIEGKLRYRGIDVEDIVANCRAEKRFGFEEVAFLLMFGFLPSQSLLDQFKRSLSSYRVLPPEFTEDMILKAPSKNIMNKLARSVLALYSYDDNPDEISIPNLLRQSFSLIARFPVLIANSYASKRHYFDNQSLILHNPVPEYSTAQNFLHLIRADNKFTELEAEILDLALMLQAEHGGGNNSAFTVHVLSSTGTDTYSAISAAVGSLKGPKHGGANDKMMSQMNEIKANVRNWEDKDEIYEYLKKILRKEAGDGNGLIYGIGHAVYTISDPRAIILKERAGYLAEQTGHSDEFALYSAIEELAPIAFREIKGIDKPMCANIDFYSGFVYQMLGIPQELFTPIFAMARIVGWCAHRIEEVTTSNKIIRPAYKSAVKRLEYTPIDERKTPTKADIEKNTIKDQTAPSIDSETGD is encoded by the coding sequence ATGGATAACAATATTAATGGTTTTGACTATGAAAATATTGATAAATATATTGAGCTTATAAGAAGCCAAAATTCCAGATGGAACATGATTCCTTCACATTATTATACCAAATACAATGTTAAGCGCGGTCTTAGAAATGCGGACGGAACCGGAGTTCTTGCCGGGCTTACATCAATCGGCGAAGTTCATGGTTATGTTATTGACGAAGGCACTAAGTCACCAATAGAAGGTAAACTCAGATACAGAGGTATTGACGTTGAAGATATAGTTGCAAACTGCAGAGCTGAAAAAAGATTTGGTTTTGAAGAAGTGGCTTTTCTGCTTATGTTTGGCTTCCTGCCAAGCCAGTCTTTGCTTGACCAGTTTAAAAGGTCTCTATCAAGTTACAGAGTTCTTCCGCCTGAATTCACAGAAGATATGATTCTGAAGGCTCCGAGTAAAAACATCATGAATAAATTGGCAAGAAGCGTGCTGGCTCTCTATTCTTATGATGATAATCCGGACGAAATCTCTATACCTAATCTGCTCAGGCAAAGTTTTTCACTTATCGCTCGTTTCCCTGTGCTTATTGCTAATTCATACGCGTCAAAACGCCACTATTTTGATAATCAAAGTCTGATTCTGCACAACCCTGTGCCTGAATATTCAACAGCTCAAAACTTCCTTCATCTCATTAGGGCAGATAATAAGTTCACTGAGCTTGAGGCTGAGATTCTAGATTTGGCATTAATGCTGCAAGCCGAGCACGGAGGCGGAAATAACTCAGCTTTCACTGTGCATGTGCTTTCATCAACCGGAACGGATACATACTCGGCTATTTCCGCTGCTGTCGGTTCACTGAAAGGACCAAAGCACGGCGGAGCAAATGACAAAATGATGTCCCAAATGAATGAAATTAAAGCCAATGTTAGGAATTGGGAAGATAAAGATGAAATATATGAATACTTAAAAAAGATTCTGCGCAAAGAAGCCGGGGACGGAAACGGACTTATATACGGTATTGGTCATGCGGTTTACACTATTTCAGACCCAAGAGCCATAATACTAAAAGAAAGAGCCGGATATTTAGCAGAACAAACCGGTCACTCTGATGAATTTGCTCTTTATTCTGCAATTGAAGAACTTGCACCGATCGCTTTTAGAGAAATAAAGGGAATTGATAAACCTATGTGTGCAAATATAGATTTTTATTCCGGTTTCGTTTATCAAATGCTTGGTATACCTCAAGAACTGTTTACACCTATATTTGCAATGGCAAGAATAGTAGGCTGGTGCGCTCATAGAATTGAAGAAGTAACCACCAGCAACAAAATTATTCGCCCCGCCTACAAAAGTGCGGTTAAACGTCTTGAATATACGCCGATAGATGAAAGGAAAACACCTACTAAAGCCGATATAGAAAAGAACACTATTAAAGACCAAACCGCGCCGTCAATCGATTCGGAAACCGGAGACTAA
- a CDS encoding sulfide/dihydroorotate dehydrogenase-like FAD/NAD-binding protein, whose protein sequence is MYKIVRKEVLNPSVSLIEVEAPYIARKAEPGQFIILRVDEKGERIPFTIADYDRDKGTVTVIFQIVGKSTESLNELGEGDSLQDMVGPLGVASNFEGVKKVAVIGGGLGTAIAYPQAKKLHSMGVSVDMINGFRNKDLIIIEDLCKAACTNLYTMTDDGSNGNQGFVTAKLEELINSGEKYDLVVAIGPLVMMKAVCDLTRKYDIKTIVSMNPIMIDGTGMCGGCRITVGGETKFACVDGPDFDGHLVDFDSAIARSRMFKNQEAESRERAHKCRLEGMNNA, encoded by the coding sequence ATGTATAAAATTGTTAGAAAAGAAGTGCTTAATCCATCTGTTTCACTCATTGAAGTAGAGGCACCGTACATAGCCAGAAAGGCAGAGCCGGGTCAGTTCATAATTTTAAGAGTGGATGAGAAAGGCGAGCGTATTCCTTTCACAATAGCTGATTATGACCGTGACAAGGGGACGGTTACTGTTATTTTCCAAATAGTAGGAAAGAGCACGGAAAGTTTGAACGAACTCGGTGAAGGTGACAGTCTTCAGGATATGGTAGGGCCTTTAGGAGTCGCTTCAAATTTTGAGGGTGTAAAAAAAGTTGCTGTTATCGGCGGCGGTTTAGGTACCGCCATTGCGTATCCGCAGGCAAAAAAGCTTCATTCTATGGGCGTTTCTGTAGATATGATTAATGGATTCAGAAATAAGGATTTAATAATAATAGAAGATCTGTGCAAAGCTGCCTGTACAAATTTATATACAATGACAGACGACGGATCAAACGGGAATCAAGGATTTGTTACAGCAAAACTTGAGGAACTTATAAATTCCGGTGAAAAATATGATTTAGTAGTTGCAATAGGTCCGCTCGTTATGATGAAAGCGGTTTGTGACCTAACTCGCAAATATGATATAAAGACAATAGTGAGCATGAACCCGATTATGATAGACGGAACCGGTATGTGCGGAGGCTGCAGAATAACTGTGGGCGGAGAAACTAAATTTGCATGTGTAGACGGACCTGACTTTGATGGTCATTTGGTTGACTTCGACAGCGCTATTGCACGCTCGAGAATGTTTAAAAATCAGGAGGCAGAGTCGAGAGAACGCGCGCATAAATGTAGATTGGAGGGAATGAACAATGCCTAA
- a CDS encoding M15 family metallopeptidase, producing MCDQNFVNITRKSGKYEMIPKEIMKLMKGKSMPENSIVSYDDLSYLSVPYYDFSFKICLGHLIISKELKNEVLEIFLKLYDLKYPIERIELIDYFYNGKAEDLDLESMRHNNTSAFCCRKVSGTERISNHSLGRAIDINPKINPYISETGTVLPENGLKFSDRGLTYPDISEVEEKAMIHKGDKVYDIFKSYGWDWGGEIWQGRYYDYHHFQKIKYKS from the coding sequence ATGTGTGACCAGAATTTTGTAAATATAACTCGAAAAAGCGGAAAGTATGAAATGATTCCCAAGGAAATAATGAAACTTATGAAAGGAAAATCAATGCCGGAAAACTCGATAGTCAGTTATGATGACCTGAGTTATTTAAGCGTTCCATATTATGATTTCAGTTTTAAAATTTGTTTAGGTCATTTGATTATTTCAAAAGAACTTAAAAACGAGGTGTTGGAGATATTTTTAAAATTATATGATTTAAAATATCCGATTGAAAGAATTGAGTTAATTGACTATTTTTATAATGGAAAAGCGGAGGATTTGGATTTAGAATCAATGAGGCATAATAACACATCAGCATTCTGCTGCAGAAAGGTGAGCGGCACGGAACGGATTTCTAATCATTCGTTAGGACGGGCGATAGATATAAATCCAAAAATAAATCCTTATATCTCTGAGACGGGAACGGTACTGCCTGAGAACGGTCTAAAGTTTTCAGACAGAGGTTTAACTTATCCTGATATTTCAGAGGTTGAGGAAAAAGCTATGATACATAAAGGAGATAAAGTTTATGATATATTTAAATCATATGGCTGGGACTGGGGAGGTGAAATTTGGCAGGGAAGATATTACGACTATCATCATTTTCAAAAAATAAAATATAAATCTTAA
- a CDS encoding cytidine deaminase family protein, translating into MNFDELYKIAAETVNERKLSDYTSAGSVAAAILTDKGNVYKGVCIDAPCSMGFCAEHAAIAAMITAGESRIIKMVAVSAWDDIIPPCGRCREFIYQINNENINCEVMLKDKIVTLDYLLPNRWS; encoded by the coding sequence ATGAACTTTGATGAATTATATAAGATAGCCGCTGAAACTGTGAATGAAAGAAAATTGTCCGATTATACATCGGCTGGTTCTGTTGCGGCAGCTATCTTAACGGATAAAGGAAATGTTTATAAAGGCGTTTGTATTGACGCTCCGTGCTCTATGGGGTTTTGTGCGGAACATGCAGCAATAGCGGCTATGATTACTGCCGGCGAAAGCAGAATTATAAAAATGGTTGCTGTGAGCGCATGGGATGATATAATTCCGCCTTGCGGCCGATGCCGTGAATTTATATATCAAATAAATAACGAAAATATAAACTGTGAAGTAATGTTGAAAGATAAAATTGTTACTCTTGATTATTTGCTTCCAAACAGATGGTCATAA
- a CDS encoding bifunctional diguanylate cyclase/phosphodiesterase: MKEIAENSKTTVNKQIEDDFQTLDGVAKMIGGLEEINYDTILPVLKTINDDNAFIRMGFVDKNGITMGVDIDGTQYKDIDISDKGFVEKVYAGERVITNTQKAEIGDLYVNFYAVPIIRGGRVISALCAVRAAESLHNILNNSVYAGNGFAHIVDSQGNYVIRSKRPTVDQNSPDIITPYNYDDSSKEKLKSDLRNGQAGNIEYYYNGEKRWAAYTPIGVNDWFVFCVVPSADISRYYSNMIIGIVGIILGSALLFLFLLIRIRRMGERSRRELEKLAFVDSLTGYRNEQKFMIDAEEAIRKNSEENYAILYADIKNFKYVNEIFGYDVGDKLLKYWADGINKTIRDGEVFARFNVDNLVSIRKYKVKDELKGFFETAKKRLCTYPDIQKYKFKIEMYMGIYLINQNDNISLRDMLNRANVAVKAIKNSGESRMVYYNDKMREEHLREIEMESRMETALDNGEFKMYLQPKIDCRTYKVAGAEALVRWKDPNKGIIPPSEFISLFERNGFIVSIDRFMLEEACRFYKRCLESGDVPGPISVNVSRKGLWQPDFVEFYTGTKERYNIPDGGIELEFTESFVFEDYKLFISSVSQLHKAGFSCSLDDFGAGQSSLNVLKNIPIDTLKLDMLFFRESNNSLRDKKLWKSIIEMAKALDMKTVSEGVENTEQVEYLKEIGCDLIQGFVFSKPLPAEEFISFIKNWRNDGDKQ; the protein is encoded by the coding sequence ATTAAAGAAATTGCGGAAAACAGCAAGACAACCGTTAATAAGCAGATAGAGGATGACTTTCAAACCTTAGACGGCGTCGCTAAAATGATTGGCGGACTTGAAGAGATTAATTATGATACTATTTTGCCTGTACTTAAAACTATAAATGATGATAATGCTTTTATACGTATGGGATTTGTTGATAAAAATGGTATAACTATGGGAGTGGATATTGATGGAACCCAATATAAAGATATAGATATTTCAGACAAAGGATTTGTAGAGAAAGTCTATGCAGGAGAAAGAGTTATAACTAATACTCAGAAGGCTGAAATAGGCGATTTATACGTGAATTTCTATGCTGTTCCCATAATTCGCGGAGGCAGGGTGATAAGCGCCCTTTGCGCTGTTCGTGCTGCCGAATCGCTTCATAATATATTGAATAACTCAGTTTATGCGGGAAATGGATTTGCGCATATAGTAGATAGTCAGGGGAATTATGTTATAAGGTCAAAACGTCCAACTGTGGATCAAAATTCACCTGATATCATAACTCCTTATAATTATGATGATAGTTCAAAAGAAAAGTTAAAATCAGATTTAAGAAATGGACAAGCCGGAAATATTGAATATTATTACAATGGAGAAAAGCGCTGGGCAGCATACACGCCTATAGGTGTTAATGATTGGTTTGTGTTTTGTGTTGTTCCGTCAGCAGACATCAGCAGATACTACTCTAATATGATTATTGGAATAGTAGGGATAATTTTAGGATCTGCTTTACTGTTTTTATTTCTGCTGATACGCATTAGAAGAATGGGAGAGCGCAGCAGAAGGGAATTGGAAAAGCTGGCGTTTGTTGATTCGCTGACAGGTTATAGAAATGAACAAAAGTTTATGATAGACGCCGAAGAGGCTATTAGGAAAAATAGTGAAGAAAATTATGCTATTTTATATGCGGATATAAAAAATTTTAAATATGTGAATGAAATTTTCGGTTATGATGTCGGCGATAAGCTGTTAAAATATTGGGCAGACGGGATTAATAAAACAATTAGAGACGGAGAAGTATTTGCAAGATTCAATGTTGACAATTTGGTTTCCATAAGAAAGTATAAAGTTAAAGATGAGTTAAAAGGTTTTTTTGAGACAGCTAAAAAACGTTTGTGTACATATCCGGATATTCAAAAATATAAATTTAAAATTGAGATGTATATGGGGATATATTTGATAAATCAAAATGACAATATATCACTAAGGGACATGCTTAACAGAGCAAATGTTGCGGTAAAAGCGATAAAAAATTCCGGTGAAAGCCGAATGGTATATTATAATGATAAGATGAGGGAAGAACATTTAAGAGAAATTGAAATGGAATCCCGTATGGAAACCGCTCTTGATAACGGCGAGTTTAAAATGTATCTACAGCCCAAAATAGATTGCAGGACATATAAAGTCGCGGGTGCTGAGGCTCTTGTAAGGTGGAAAGACCCCAATAAAGGTATAATCCCTCCATCGGAATTCATATCTTTGTTTGAAAGAAACGGTTTTATTGTTAGTATAGACCGTTTTATGCTGGAGGAAGCATGTCGGTTTTACAAAAGATGTTTGGAAAGCGGCGATGTGCCCGGGCCAATTTCGGTAAATGTATCAAGAAAAGGGCTGTGGCAGCCCGACTTTGTTGAATTTTATACCGGGACGAAAGAAAGATATAATATTCCTGACGGAGGTATTGAATTAGAGTTTACAGAAAGTTTTGTGTTTGAAGATTATAAGCTTTTTATTAGTTCTGTATCTCAGCTTCATAAAGCCGGATTTTCGTGTTCGCTGGATGATTTCGGCGCCGGACAGTCTTCGCTGAATGTTCTGAAAAATATACCGATAGATACTTTAAAGTTAGATATGTTGTTTTTTCGGGAAAGTAACAATAGTCTGCGGGATAAAAAGTTGTGGAAAAGTATTATAGAAATGGCAAAGGCTCTTGATATGAAAACTGTGTCTGAGGGCGTTGAAAATACTGAACAGGTTGAATATTTAAAAGAAATCGGCTGTGATTTGATTCAGGGATTTGTATTTTCAAAACCATTGCCGGCAGAAGAGTTTATAAGTTTTATAAAAAATTGGAGAAATGACGGTGATAAGCAATGA
- the gltA gene encoding NADPH-dependent glutamate synthase — MPNMSLEKVPMPEQEPNVRNKNFKEVTLGYTEEMAVEEAQRCLNCKHKPCMQGCPVMVKIPEFIALVAEGKFEEAYKKIQETSSLPAVCGRVCPQENQCEKFCVRGIKGEPVAIGRLERFVADWYMENCKSVSEKPESNGKKVAVVGAGPSGLTCAGDLAKLGYKVTVFEAFHTPGGVLVYGIPEFRLPKDIVAAEVNKLKELGVEVMTNMVIGKVLSVEELLNEEGYDAVFIGTGAGLPSFMKIEGESLNGVYSANEFLTRINLMKAYKFPEYDTPVYVGKNVVVVGGGNVAMDAARSAKRLGAENVYIVYRRSEEEMPARLEEVHHAKEEGIEFKLLNNPVKINGDENGWVDSVTCIKMELGEPDKSGRRRPVPVEGSEFDLDADVVVVAIGQTPNPLIKNTTPDLETNRYGCIVAKEETGETSKTGVYAGGDVVTGAATVILAMGAGKTAAASIDEYLSQRKK; from the coding sequence ATGCCTAATATGTCACTTGAAAAGGTGCCAATGCCCGAGCAGGAACCAAATGTGAGAAATAAGAATTTTAAAGAAGTTACTTTGGGATATACTGAGGAAATGGCTGTAGAAGAAGCTCAGAGATGTCTTAACTGTAAGCATAAACCTTGTATGCAGGGGTGTCCTGTAATGGTTAAAATTCCTGAATTTATTGCGCTTGTTGCTGAGGGAAAGTTTGAGGAAGCATATAAAAAAATCCAGGAAACCAGTTCTCTTCCGGCGGTTTGCGGCAGGGTTTGTCCGCAGGAAAATCAGTGCGAAAAGTTCTGCGTCAGAGGTATTAAGGGCGAGCCGGTAGCTATAGGCCGTTTAGAAAGATTTGTTGCAGATTGGTATATGGAAAATTGTAAATCAGTTTCTGAAAAGCCTGAGAGCAATGGAAAAAAGGTGGCTGTTGTAGGGGCAGGACCGTCAGGCTTGACATGTGCCGGAGACCTTGCAAAGCTTGGCTATAAGGTTACTGTATTTGAAGCTTTTCACACACCGGGCGGAGTATTGGTGTATGGTATTCCTGAGTTTAGACTTCCTAAAGATATCGTTGCTGCTGAGGTTAATAAATTAAAGGAGTTAGGCGTTGAAGTTATGACTAATATGGTCATAGGCAAGGTGCTTTCCGTTGAGGAGCTTCTTAATGAAGAAGGTTACGACGCAGTATTTATAGGAACTGGGGCAGGGCTTCCGAGCTTTATGAAAATAGAGGGTGAATCTTTAAATGGAGTATATTCTGCAAACGAGTTTTTAACAAGAATAAATTTGATGAAGGCTTATAAATTCCCTGAGTATGACACGCCTGTTTATGTTGGTAAGAATGTTGTTGTTGTGGGCGGCGGAAACGTTGCCATGGACGCGGCGCGTTCTGCAAAGAGACTTGGGGCAGAGAATGTTTACATAGTTTATAGAAGAAGCGAAGAAGAGATGCCTGCGCGTCTTGAAGAAGTTCATCATGCGAAAGAAGAGGGAATAGAGTTTAAACTTCTTAACAATCCGGTTAAGATAAACGGCGACGAGAACGGCTGGGTTGATAGTGTAACTTGTATAAAGATGGAGCTTGGAGAGCCTGACAAGTCCGGAAGGCGCAGACCTGTACCGGTTGAAGGCAGTGAATTTGATTTGGATGCTGATGTTGTAGTAGTAGCAATCGGTCAAACTCCTAATCCGCTTATAAAGAATACTACTCCTGACCTTGAGACTAACCGATATGGATGTATTGTTGCTAAGGAAGAGACCGGAGAGACAAGTAAAACCGGAGTATATGCCGGCGGTGATGTTGTTACAGGAGCGGCTACTGTAATTTTAGCTATGGGAGCCGGAAAAACTGCTGCTGCGTCAATTGACGAGTATTTATCACAGCGTAAAAAATAA
- a CDS encoding HdeD family acid-resistance protein: MKVLSIVMGIIYLILGILCFITPVFTANVFTYIIAASILLAGIWMIVSYFVSQGEDSFIKKSGWSLAFGILTVILALILMFKPDFANVVMASIFGAWVIIAGIARIFEAFALKDIGSSWGFVLALGILTLILGIFLVCHPLITFVAIGIFIALSLLFEGINFIIMGCSL; encoded by the coding sequence ATGAAAGTATTGTCTATTGTTATGGGCATAATTTATTTAATCTTAGGTATTTTATGTTTTATAACTCCGGTTTTTACAGCAAATGTCTTTACATATATAATTGCTGCATCAATTTTGCTTGCGGGGATATGGATGATTGTTTCATATTTCGTAAGCCAGGGTGAAGACAGTTTTATAAAGAAAAGCGGATGGTCATTGGCTTTTGGTATATTAACAGTCATATTGGCTTTAATACTCATGTTTAAGCCTGATTTCGCTAATGTTGTTATGGCGTCAATTTTCGGAGCATGGGTTATTATTGCAGGTATAGCCAGAATATTTGAGGCTTTCGCCTTAAAAGATATTGGAAGCTCCTGGGGTTTTGTTTTAGCACTGGGGATTCTAACGCTTATTCTTGGGATATTCTTAGTTTGTCATCCGCTTATAACATTTGTAGCTATAGGTATATTTATTGCTCTTTCACTGCTGTTTGAAGGTATAAACTTCATTATTATGGGATGTTCTTTATAA
- a CDS encoding GNAT family N-acetyltransferase — MIETERLILRPWKDEDAESLYKYASDPKVGPIAGWPVHTSIEDSAGVIKGVLSAPETYAVVLKETNEPVGSIGLMIGEKSNFDIEDDEGEIGYWIGVPYWGMGLIPEAVRELLRRGFEDLNLKTIWCGYFDGNDKSRRVQEKCGFTYHHTENDKVWVLMNDTRTEHISRITKEEWENTKK, encoded by the coding sequence ATGATTGAGACGGAGAGACTAATACTGCGTCCATGGAAAGATGAAGACGCTGAATCTTTATATAAATATGCGAGCGATCCGAAAGTTGGTCCTATTGCAGGTTGGCCGGTGCATACCAGTATTGAGGACAGTGCGGGGGTTATAAAGGGAGTTTTATCAGCCCCTGAAACTTATGCGGTTGTTTTAAAAGAGACAAATGAGCCGGTTGGATCTATTGGATTAATGATAGGTGAAAAAAGCAATTTTGATATTGAGGATGATGAGGGCGAGATTGGATATTGGATAGGGGTTCCGTATTGGGGTATGGGTCTTATTCCGGAAGCAGTCAGGGAATTGCTGCGCCGTGGATTTGAAGATTTGAATCTTAAAACAATATGGTGCGGATATTTTGATGGAAATGACAAATCGCGCAGAGTTCAGGAAAAATGTGGTTTTACTTATCATCATACCGAAAATGATAAGGTATGGGTTTTGATGAATGATACCAGAACTGAGCATATTTCAAGGATAACCAAAGAAGAATGGGAAAATACTAAAAAATAG
- a CDS encoding GNAT family N-acetyltransferase, producing the protein MPLKTERLVLRPWKDEDAENLYEYAKDPRVGPEAGWYAHTSVEYSLNAIRGVLSNDETYAIILKDEDKPVGGIDLMIGDKSYLDIGSDEGELGFWIAVPYWGRGLVGEAVDALLRHAFEDLNLKTIWCGYFEGNNKSKKVQEKCGFKFHHVEKDKFWPITKEIKTEYVNRMTKEEWKNRFK; encoded by the coding sequence ATGCCACTAAAGACGGAAAGACTAGTATTGCGTCCATGGAAAGATGAAGACGCTGAAAACCTTTATGAGTATGCAAAAGACCCTAGAGTTGGTCCTGAGGCCGGCTGGTATGCACATACCAGTGTTGAATATAGTCTGAATGCTATTCGAGGTGTTTTATCAAATGATGAAACATATGCAATTATCTTAAAAGATGAGGATAAACCGGTTGGCGGTATAGATTTGATGATAGGGGATAAGAGTTATTTGGATATTGGTTCTGATGAGGGAGAACTCGGATTTTGGATAGCGGTTCCTTATTGGGGCAGAGGATTAGTAGGCGAGGCTGTTGACGCTTTGCTTCGTCACGCTTTTGAGGACTTAAACCTTAAAACTATATGGTGCGGGTATTTTGAAGGCAATAACAAGTCTAAAAAGGTTCAGGAAAAGTGTGGATTTAAATTTCATCATGTTGAAAAAGATAAATTTTGGCCTATTACAAAAGAAATAAAAACAGAATATGTAAACAGAATGACAAAGGAAGAATGGAAAAATAGATTTAAATAA
- a CDS encoding RNA polymerase sigma factor: MDNYTFTQKVLDAEQTLYNIAKSILIIDTDCEDAVQNAILNAYTKLSSLKNEEYFKTWLVRILINECYKLKKRNSKFVPYEEQITADIQTLDNSEVRELYQAIMELKPKIRVAVVLFYIEGYSVNEIKDILKIPAGTVKSRLAKGRKALKSNLSCFD; encoded by the coding sequence ATGGATAATTACACATTTACGCAAAAGGTTTTAGACGCTGAACAAACCTTATATAACATAGCAAAGTCTATTCTTATAATAGACACCGACTGCGAGGATGCGGTTCAAAACGCAATTCTAAACGCGTATACAAAGCTATCCTCTCTAAAGAACGAAGAGTATTTTAAAACATGGCTGGTCCGCATACTCATCAACGAATGCTATAAGCTAAAAAAGCGAAACTCCAAATTTGTCCCGTATGAAGAACAAATAACAGCTGATATTCAAACGCTCGACAATTCTGAGGTGAGAGAATTATATCAGGCTATAATGGAACTTAAACCTAAAATACGTGTTGCAGTTGTTTTATTTTACATAGAAGGATATTCAGTAAATGAGATTAAGGATATTTTAAAAATTCCTGCCGGCACTGTAAAAAGCCGATTGGCAAAAGGCCGAAAAGCTCTAAAATCAAATTTGTCGTGTTTTGATTAA